In Carya illinoinensis cultivar Pawnee chromosome 6, C.illinoinensisPawnee_v1, whole genome shotgun sequence, a single genomic region encodes these proteins:
- the LOC122313464 gene encoding uncharacterized protein LOC122313464 isoform X1, with product MANQGAKKRKEENARHMANLRRIIIVCNVIYVLVRMVVFHSSFTWKHWIGLILTSVAYLIPYQQLARMAQPAYADDGELFDGGFDMTTGGVCGYLHDVIYITSFVQVMSIISGKFWYTYLVPPSRHCKPQFCSILTSHLDQHESPLAKQASTDRDTQLTIQPQGTTHLAVNRQEHQKTQPGELEVLGQPQKLLSNASHHLAPLRYRHLEHISLLVSLGEFCRKVQREMRRMKSLARREKRWRRRCLGASLSRHELGSLLLKCINWFRGTSLDVYICMPYKSSLVFLRRQCCTQIFFSPSNYIPLQSGKIM from the exons ATGGCAAATCAAGGTGCGAAAAAGCGCAAGGAAGAGAACGCTCGCCACATGGCGAACCTCCGACGCATCATCATTGTCTGCaat GTTATCTATGTGCTGGTGAGGATGGTGGTTTTCCATTCAAGTTTCACCTGGAAGCATTGGATTGGTCTGATTCTCACGTCTGTGGCTTATCTGATTCCCTACCAACAACTTGCCAGAATGGCTCAGCCCGCTTATGCTGATGATGGGGAGCTTTTCGATGGTGGTTTTGATATGACTACTGGTGGAGTTTGTGG CTATTTACATGATGTAATTTACATTACAAGCTTCGTACAAGTGATGTCTATCATCTCTGGAAAATTTTGGTACACTTACTTGGTG CCACCTTCTCGTCACTGCAAGCCACAATTCTGTAGCATTCTTACCTCACACCTAGATCAACACGAATCACCACTGGCGAAACAAGCCAGTACAGACCGAGACACCCAACTCACCATTCAGCCCCAAGGAACCACCCATCTTGCTGTAAACCGTCAGGAACACCAGAAGACGCAACCG GGGGAGTTGGAAGTTCTTGGACAGCCACAGAAATTGCTGTCGAACGCTTCCCATCACCTTGCGCCGCTCCG ATACCGGCATTTGGAGCATATAAGTCTTTTGGTTTCATTAGGGGAATTTTGCCGCAAGGTTCAGAG GGAGATGCGGAGGATGAAAAGTCTCgcaagaagagagaaaagatggagaagaagatgtcTAGGGGCAAGTTTGTCAAGACACGAACTAGGTAGTTTACTTTTGAAATGTATTAATTGGTTCCGGGGGACATCATTGGACGTATACATCTGTATGCCTTATAAATCTAGTCTGGTCTTCCTAAGGAGACAATGCtgcacacaaatttttttttccccatcgaACTATATTCCTCTGCAGAGTGGAAAAATAATGTAA
- the LOC122313464 gene encoding transmembrane protein 208 homolog isoform X5 — protein MANQGAKKRKEENARHMANLRRIIIVCNVIYVLVRMVVFHSSFTWKHWIGLILTSVAYLIPYQQLARMAQPAYADDGELFDGGFDMTTGGVCGYLHDVIYITSFVQVMSIISGKFWYTYLVIPAFGAYKSFGFIRGILPQGSEGDAEDEKSRKKREKMEKKMSRGKFVKTRTR, from the exons ATGGCAAATCAAGGTGCGAAAAAGCGCAAGGAAGAGAACGCTCGCCACATGGCGAACCTCCGACGCATCATCATTGTCTGCaat GTTATCTATGTGCTGGTGAGGATGGTGGTTTTCCATTCAAGTTTCACCTGGAAGCATTGGATTGGTCTGATTCTCACGTCTGTGGCTTATCTGATTCCCTACCAACAACTTGCCAGAATGGCTCAGCCCGCTTATGCTGATGATGGGGAGCTTTTCGATGGTGGTTTTGATATGACTACTGGTGGAGTTTGTGG CTATTTACATGATGTAATTTACATTACAAGCTTCGTACAAGTGATGTCTATCATCTCTGGAAAATTTTGGTACACTTACTTGGTG ATACCGGCATTTGGAGCATATAAGTCTTTTGGTTTCATTAGGGGAATTTTGCCGCAAGGTTCAGAG GGAGATGCGGAGGATGAAAAGTCTCgcaagaagagagaaaagatggagaagaagatgtcTAGGGGCAAGTTTGTCAAGACACGAACTAGGTAG
- the LOC122313464 gene encoding uncharacterized protein LOC122313464 isoform X2, whose protein sequence is MANQGAKKRKEENARHMANLRRIIIVCNVIYVLVRMVVFHSSFTWKHWIGLILTSVAYLIPYQQLARMAQPAYADDGELFDGGFDMTTGGVCGYLHDVIYITSFVQVMSIISGKFWYTYLVPPSRHCKPQFCSILTSHLDQHESPLAKQASTDRDTQLTIQPQGTTHLAVNRQEHQKTQPGELEVLGQPQKLLSNASHHLAPLRSVHTLRKELKTYERSSPQREGTVQQRLNERGRMRWSSYSARNTKAVSGG, encoded by the exons ATGGCAAATCAAGGTGCGAAAAAGCGCAAGGAAGAGAACGCTCGCCACATGGCGAACCTCCGACGCATCATCATTGTCTGCaat GTTATCTATGTGCTGGTGAGGATGGTGGTTTTCCATTCAAGTTTCACCTGGAAGCATTGGATTGGTCTGATTCTCACGTCTGTGGCTTATCTGATTCCCTACCAACAACTTGCCAGAATGGCTCAGCCCGCTTATGCTGATGATGGGGAGCTTTTCGATGGTGGTTTTGATATGACTACTGGTGGAGTTTGTGG CTATTTACATGATGTAATTTACATTACAAGCTTCGTACAAGTGATGTCTATCATCTCTGGAAAATTTTGGTACACTTACTTGGTG CCACCTTCTCGTCACTGCAAGCCACAATTCTGTAGCATTCTTACCTCACACCTAGATCAACACGAATCACCACTGGCGAAACAAGCCAGTACAGACCGAGACACCCAACTCACCATTCAGCCCCAAGGAACCACCCATCTTGCTGTAAACCGTCAGGAACACCAGAAGACGCAACCG GGGGAGTTGGAAGTTCTTGGACAGCCACAGAAATTGCTGTCGAACGCTTCCCATCACCTTGCGCCGCTCCG gTCTGTACATACTTTACGGAAAGAGCTAAAAACTTATGAAAGGAGTTCACCTCAGAGAGAAGGAACGGTGCAACAGAGACTCAATGAGAGAGGAAGGATGCGATGGAGCAGCTATTCAGCCAGAAACACAAAAGCAGTCTCTGGTGGATGA
- the LOC122313464 gene encoding transmembrane protein 208-like isoform X4, with product MANQGAKKRKEENARHMANLRRIIIVCNVIYVLVRMVVFHSSFTWKHWIGLILTSVAYLIPYQQLARMAQPAYADDGELFDGGFDMTTGGVCGYLHDVIYITSFVQVMSIISGKFWYTYLVPPSRHCKPQFCSILTSHLDQHESPLAKQASTDRDTQLTIQPQGTTHLAVNRQEHQKTQPGELEVLGQPQKLLSNASHHLAPLR from the exons ATGGCAAATCAAGGTGCGAAAAAGCGCAAGGAAGAGAACGCTCGCCACATGGCGAACCTCCGACGCATCATCATTGTCTGCaat GTTATCTATGTGCTGGTGAGGATGGTGGTTTTCCATTCAAGTTTCACCTGGAAGCATTGGATTGGTCTGATTCTCACGTCTGTGGCTTATCTGATTCCCTACCAACAACTTGCCAGAATGGCTCAGCCCGCTTATGCTGATGATGGGGAGCTTTTCGATGGTGGTTTTGATATGACTACTGGTGGAGTTTGTGG CTATTTACATGATGTAATTTACATTACAAGCTTCGTACAAGTGATGTCTATCATCTCTGGAAAATTTTGGTACACTTACTTGGTG CCACCTTCTCGTCACTGCAAGCCACAATTCTGTAGCATTCTTACCTCACACCTAGATCAACACGAATCACCACTGGCGAAACAAGCCAGTACAGACCGAGACACCCAACTCACCATTCAGCCCCAAGGAACCACCCATCTTGCTGTAAACCGTCAGGAACACCAGAAGACGCAACCG GGGGAGTTGGAAGTTCTTGGACAGCCACAGAAATTGCTGTCGAACGCTTCCCATCACCTTGCGCCGCTCCG GTGA
- the LOC122313464 gene encoding transmembrane protein 208-like isoform X3 produces MANQGAKKRKEENARHMANLRRIIIVCNVIYVLVRMVVFHSSFTWKHWIGLILTSVAYLIPYQQLARMAQPAYADDGELFDGGFDMTTGGVCGYLHDVIYITSFVQVMSIISGKFWYTYLVPPSRHCKPQFCSILTSHLDQHESPLAKQASTDRDTQLTIQPQGTTHLAVNRQEHQKTQPGELEVLGQPQKLLSNASHHLAPLRLCTGSIFCGHKGNR; encoded by the exons ATGGCAAATCAAGGTGCGAAAAAGCGCAAGGAAGAGAACGCTCGCCACATGGCGAACCTCCGACGCATCATCATTGTCTGCaat GTTATCTATGTGCTGGTGAGGATGGTGGTTTTCCATTCAAGTTTCACCTGGAAGCATTGGATTGGTCTGATTCTCACGTCTGTGGCTTATCTGATTCCCTACCAACAACTTGCCAGAATGGCTCAGCCCGCTTATGCTGATGATGGGGAGCTTTTCGATGGTGGTTTTGATATGACTACTGGTGGAGTTTGTGG CTATTTACATGATGTAATTTACATTACAAGCTTCGTACAAGTGATGTCTATCATCTCTGGAAAATTTTGGTACACTTACTTGGTG CCACCTTCTCGTCACTGCAAGCCACAATTCTGTAGCATTCTTACCTCACACCTAGATCAACACGAATCACCACTGGCGAAACAAGCCAGTACAGACCGAGACACCCAACTCACCATTCAGCCCCAAGGAACCACCCATCTTGCTGTAAACCGTCAGGAACACCAGAAGACGCAACCG GGGGAGTTGGAAGTTCTTGGACAGCCACAGAAATTGCTGTCGAACGCTTCCCATCACCTTGCGCCGCTCCG GTTGTGCACCGGTTCCATATTCTGTGGCCATAAGGGGAATCGCTGA